The following is a genomic window from Eubalaena glacialis isolate mEubGla1 chromosome 18, mEubGla1.1.hap2.+ XY, whole genome shotgun sequence.
ACTGTTTTGCCTCTTGAGCTTTCCATTCAACAGGACATCTTGAAGATTGTTCCATATCAGGACAAAGAGTGTCCTCGATCTTTTTGATGAACGCATAATATTCTGTCATAAGATCTACCCTAATTCATTCACCCATCCCCTGCTGCTACACACTCAGCTTGTTTCCACTCGTTTGCTAAATCACTGCTTGCTACGGGGAGTATCCTTCTAGAGAAGTCATTCTGCACAAGTGCAAGTATATCCCTAAgatgaattcctagaagtggagtgGCTGAGTCAAAGGATATGTGTACTGGTAATTTTGATAGACGTTGCTGGATTACCCTCTCACCAGTGATGTGCAAGAATTTTTGTTTCCCCTCACGCCCCAACATAGTGTGTCATGCACTGTCATTAGGTAAAAATAGTATCTCAGTGCAGCTGTAGTGcgtctgtctccaaatttccccgTATTATATGGACACTAGTCGTACTGGATTAggtcccaccctaatgacctcattttaatgtgatcatctgcaaagaccctatctccaaatgatGTCACACTGTGGGGTTCTAGGGGGTGGTTATGAttccaacatatctttttttttggtggtgggtggggcggaacacaattcaactcataagaGTGCCAGAGAGTTTTCCAAAGTCTCTGTACCAATTTAATCAGCTGCTAGGGGCTGGAGTATTTTAAAGCTAATCCCAGACATGATGTAATTTGCCTTGGGAGggttttaaaaggaaggaagacttggtctgatttacatttttaaatgattctatTTGTTCTGTGGGAATACAGGACAAGGCAAATatttcatcaagaaagaaaaggtaaataaagAGCGAGCCCTCCTGTGATGACCCATGTAGGATGCTCCGGCCTCCTGGATGCCCTTAGCTCAGGGCTACACCCAGTGACCCATGCTCCATCCCTCTATGCCTTATGCCAGCCTGCCCTGTGGCGCACCCCCCCGGGGCTCAGGCGATGCAGAGGGAAGAGCCGGGCCAGGACTCAGGCTGTCGTTCTGTCCACCCCCCTCCCTGCCAGGACATCCAGCAGCTCCTCCAACTTCAGCAGCTGGTGCTCGTGCCGGGTCACCACCTCCAGCCACCTGCTCAGTTCCTGCTGCCGCAGGCCCAGCAGAGTCAGCCAGGTAAGGCCCTCACCCTGGATGGCCTCCCCAGCGCCTCCACAGAACTCTCTCTGCCCCCCTCACCCCGTGCGATCCCTCTTGTCCCCCCAGGCCTGCTACCGACGCCAAATCTATTCCAGCTACCTCAGCAAACCCAGGGAGCTCTTCTGACCTCCCAGCCCCGGGCGGGGCTGCCCACACAGGTGAGTGGTCCACTGAATGCGTCAGGCTGTGGCCAAATGGCGTGGAGTGGTGGTGAGTGAGGGTCTCCTCTCCATttggccaccccccccccacagccACAGGGGCCAAGATAGGAGTCAGGAGCCCTGGGGCCCAGCGCTGCTCTGCTACTAATTTGCTGTGGGACCCCAGGCAAGCCACTTTCCCTGTCTGAGTCAGCTTCCTCCTCTACAGAATGAGGGGAGTCAGCCAGACCAGTGGCTCTTAACCCTTGCAGGCACATGGactcctttgagaatctgatggatTATTTGAATCCGACCCCCACTGCCCCAAAATGCACATGTGCACAAACACAAAATTTCAGGGGGTTCACAGGCCTTTAGGGCATGAATGCCTCAGATCTCTTCCAGCACTCCAAATGGGGGGCGTTCCCTGAGGGTCTGTTGGGTACTAGTGCGTGTCCCCTTCCCAGACCAGAGACTGCAAACAAGGGCCCACACTCATTTAAAAATTGAGTGAGTTGTCAACAAAATTCCCAGAAAACACCAGATTCCCAGCTTCTTTTGACAAACCATAAGCTCTGGGAAGGCTGGATCTGCGTACACACGGCATGAGCTCAGGCCCCCTCCTGGAAGGCGTGAGTTCTTCAGGCTGCCTTGGTGTCCTCCTGCCTGGTCCCCATGGCCTTTCTTGAAGTTTGCTGCCTGggttctaaactttttttttcttttttcctggctgTGCCTTggggcttgagggatcttagttccccaaccagggatcaaactcacgccccctgcagtagaagtgtgaagtcctaaccccggaccaccagggaattcccactggGTCCTaaactttaataataatttttcatgATTATGGATTTTAAAGTTCCCTcctacctattttttaaaacagcccttttaaaaaatatatgaactgtttcaaaaaaacccaaaaagttaattaattaattaattaattaatttttggctgcattgggtcttcactgctgtgcgcaaggctactcttagttgcggtgcgcaggcttctcattgcggtggcttctcttgttgcggagcatgggctctaggcacgcgggcttcagtagttgtggcacgcgggctcagtagttgtggctcgcgggctctagagcgcaggctcagtagttgtgactcacgggcttagttgctccgcggcatgtgggatcttctcggaccagggctcgaacccgtgtcccctgcattggcaggcggattcttaaccactgtgccaccagggaagtccgcaaaACCTGTCTTGGCCTGATGCGAGGCAGCGTGTGACTTTTCTTTATCCCTCTTGTGTGGTACTTGTGCTTTGCTGACAGCTGTTGATATGTCCGAATATGGGGTGATGCCTTGACCCTAATGGTGGAGGTTCACATTATCTATGATATATGCCCCATGTAGGCTTTCTAAACTCTGAAAAaattctgaattccaaaacacatctGGTCCCAGGGTTTTAGATAACGGATCAACGACTTGTGCGTCCAACATCCCTGTACCCACCACCTActtagatgttttatttttagggAAATGAAGCATTCCAGAGAGAACTGTTGCTTCCTTGTAAATTCCCCCAGTCACCCtccttgtctatttttaaaaatacttttactttATTTGCAGCCTACTCACTTTTAACCCGATTCTCCCAACAACCCCATGGGGTAGGTAGAGTAGCCATGATTGTTCCCATTctgcagagggggaaactgaggcccagggagattaAGAAACTTGCTTGAGTTACCCAGCAATTTGGTAGCAGAGCTGATCCTTGATTCCCTGCCTGAGAGGAGGCTAAAACCACCAACCCCTCCCCCAGCTTCAGGGACAGAGCCTTTGGTGAAAGGAGATGGCTGCTCCCTATGAAGTCTGCAGACTGAGAGGAATGTGCAGAGAGTTTCAGGCAGTGAGAGGGCCCTTGTGGGGCAGCAGAGTGTCACCTTGATTGGCAATGAGTGTGGAGGGGCCacctgggggtgggtggaggggagtcTGCAGGAAGAGGCTGGacggcagggagggagggaggggggactgCGCAGCCAATGCTGAGCCCCGTCCTGGTCCTCGGTCCTGCATcccacccacctgcccaccccaccAGGCCGTGACCCGCCCCACGCTGCCCGACCCGCACCTCTCGCACCCGCAGCCCCCCAAATGCTTGGAGCCACCATCCCATCCCGAGGAGCCCAGTGACCTGGAGGAGCTGGAGCAGTTCGCTCGCACCTTCAAGCAACGCCGCATCAAGCTGGGCTTCACGCAGGTCTGGGGCCACCCGGCAGGACAGGCGGTGGGCGTGGGGTGACAGGGCGGTGTGACCAGCTGGTGGCCGGGGTGTTGGGCCCTAGTTATCTAGTGGGCGGAGTAGAGGGCGTAGCCATATGGTAGGCGGGGTGAGGGGCGTGACCGGctggtgggcagggggagggagcgtAGCTGCCTAGTGGGCGGGGTGAAGGGGGGCACAGTCACCtggtgggcggggtggggtgtGGCCAGATGGTGGGCGGGGCTGAGCCCTTTGCCCGGCTCTGAACgcagccccacccccgccccactgGCCCAGGGTGACGTGGGTCTGGCCATGGGCAAGCTCTACGGCAACGACTTCAGCCAGACGACCATCTCCCGCTTCGAGGCCCTCAACCTGAGCTTCAAGAACATGTGCAAACTCAAGCCTCTCCTGGAGAAGTGGCTCAACGACGCAGGTGGGACTTGGGCTGGGGGCTCCCGGGCGGGCTGCGGGCGGCGGGCCGGGGGAAGCGCCCTCTCATGACCCCGTCTCCTCCCGGACACAGAGACTATGTCTGTGGACTCAAGCCTGCCCAGTCCCAACCAGCTGAGCAGTCCCAGCCTGGGTTTCGACGGGCTCCCCGGCCGGAGACGCAAGAAGAGGACCAGCATCGAGACAAACGTCCGCTTCGCCTTAGAGAAGAGTTTTCTAGCGGTGAGGCCCCACCCTCCCGGGCGGCCCTGAGGGCTGGCGGGAGGATGGGCCCGGGGCTAACGAGCCCTCTGCCCGCAGAACCAGAAGCCTACCTCAGAGGAGATCCTGCTGATCGCAGAGCAGCTGCACATGGAGAAGGAAGTGATCCGCGTCTGGTTCTGCAACCGGCGCCAGAAGGAAAAACGCATCAACCCCTGCAGCGCGGCCCCCATGCTGCCCAGCCCGGGCAAGCCAGCCAGCTACAGCCCCCATCTGGTACCAAGAGCCCCTCGAGGGGTGGGGCCACAAAGCTCTGGCACACCCTCGCCCCCTGGCAGGCACCTCGTGTGAAGCACAACCTACCCTGTTGGCcacagttcctagaacagaggcaGGGAGAGTCACCCTTGGGAACAGGCTGTCACAGGGGTGGGGCACAGTCACACAGAGAAACACCGTTTCCAGGGAACTGTGGTCTTACGTGGGGGATACAAGCACGCACCGACACACACTGATGTAGCCAAACACAGAGTTATCACAGGATGTAGCCGCACGGGGATGGATATTAGGTAAAGGATACAGGCATCCCCCCTCACACAGGTTCACAACTACACAGACGCTGGCAGGGACGTCATTATACCCCTGGGTGTGCACTCAGGTCCACAGCCTGCTCGACATCAGACACACTGGGACATCCCTTTATTCCATCTAGTGTGGAAAGGGTTGTGACACTACAGAGAGGAGCAAGGGGCCCAGAGGAGCCCCCCTCCCCAATGATATAAAGGAAGGAGGGGATCATCTGAGCTGAGTCATAAAGAGTTAGTCAGCCTCGTGAAGGACAGGCAAAGGGATCTATGTGCATGAAGCCTAGAAGCCAGAGTGCTGAGCCCAATTTGAGGAACTCCAGTGCGATTTAGTGTGATTGGAGCTGGAATGCTTATTTATGAATGAGtgtgggggtagggtgggggatGGGCAGGGGCCAGACACCAAGTCAAATGCTGAAGGCGCTTGAACTTGAACCGTAGGCAGTGAGGCGCTAAGGATGAGTTTTGAGCCCGGGAGGGACTGGGTCACATTTAGAGGGAGGCTTCTGGGGTTGATGGAGGAtgagactggaggcagggaggctaaGAAGGAGGCTGGTGGATGGTCCCAGAAAATCAAGCAGTATAACATCGCAACACTGTGATGCAGAGACACGCCTTATCCTCataacccaccccacccccgagcCTCACAAGCACGTGCGCTTGCGCGctctcacatatacacacacacatacttcagACCTGCAACTGGACGGTGTCAGAGGAGAGGCAGGGAATGACTGCCTCCTGTCTGTGCCCCAGGATCACCTAGGGTAAACGTGACGAAAGCTGATGGAAAGCGCTTGGCATGATACAAACATAGCCTTGCAGCCAGAGCCCCCTTTCTCCGTCTCGGAGGCAGAGGTGCGGGGGTTGTAACCACGGGGAACACCATGGGAGCTGCTGGAAGACAGTGGCCTAACCatgccttctttcctctctccccaggTCACGCCCCAAGGGGGCGCCGGGACCCTGCCGTTGTCCCAAGCTTCCAGCAGTCTGAGCACAACAGGTCAGAGAGGGCAGAGGATGGCGAGGGGGTACCGGGAGAACACAGTGCAGGCCCGAACGCGAGGTTCTCAAGCGGTTCAGGGCGTCCCTAGGCCTCAAGGCTGAGCCTGGAGGtcagggggcggggcagggcaggggagcgGGCGGCCtcacccctcctcacccctccctgccAGAGCAGCTGAGGCTTCACCTGCTCCATGATCTCATGTGAGAAAAGCACGGGGTTGATAAAGGTGATGTACTTGGGTTCTCCTTCTGGCATTTATAAACTGTGTGAACTCCAGAAGTGAccttacttctctgagcctcggttatAAAATTATTGTGAATGTAACATACATACAGAAGCTATATCCATGAATATATACACAgaagagtgtgtatgtgtgtgtgtgtgtgtacacacacacacacactcacacacacttttGTACCCAAAGCCCTCCTTTGCCCCTTCCTGGGGTAGGGCATGTATTAACACCATATGtaagaataatataaaaacaaacaccatatttCCCCTCCCCAGGTTAAGAAATAATAAGTGGAAGTTTATAAAGTAGTAagggtgtgccaggcactggcctaAACTCTTTATAAAGAATATTgacccatttaatcttcacaccCATTTTATAAGGTAGGTTCTATTAtcttccccattttccagatgagggaactgaaggCCAGAGAGATGAAGGTACTCACCTGAAGGCACAGCTGGGACGTCACAGAGCCGGGAATTGCTGTCCTGGGTGTCTGGTCTCAGGCTGGGCTCAGAGCCCTCTCAGCCTCAGTGTGCACAGCCACACGCCCGTGCCTGGCCTCTAGAGGGAGCCATAGGGCTCTGTCTTCTGGAAACCCTTGGTTCTTTGTACAGAGGGGCCCAGAGGTGAGATTCAGGGCTGGATAAGCAGGGTGTGAGCACGCTCCTGGCATAGGGCACAGGCTCGGTGGGTGGCAGCTGCTCTTACTGTGATTACCGTCACCGTggcagaggcacagagaaatggCTGTGAGAAGAAAGGGCAGGAGGCCTAAGTGTGTTCTGACTGAGGAGATGCTGCGGGACGGGGCAGGGAAGACGAGCAGGAGTCGACCTCAGTGGAGGATGAGTGGAAGCTGaagtctccctctctctgtctctctctggcaGTTACTACCTTATCCTCAGCTGTGGGGACCCTCCACCCCAGCCGGACAGCTGGAGGGggtggggccgggggcggggccgtgCCCCCCCTCAATTCCATCCCCTCTgtcactcccccacccccggccaccACCAACAGCACAAATCCCAGCCCTCAAGGCAGCCACTCGGCTATCGGCTTGTCGGGCCTGAACCCCAGCACGGGGTAAGTGGGCAGCTGCAGGTAGGAGGCTATGGGGAGAAGCAGGGTCGCTGCTGCTTCCAGGGTGGGGAGCTGCGCCCCCAGTTCTGTGGGAGGGTCTCTGCCCCCGCTAATGCCTCTGCTTTGCCTCTTGCAGAAGCACAATGGTGGGGTTGAGCTCCGGGCTGAGTCCAGCCCTCATGAGCAACAACCCTTTGGCCACTATCCAAGGTGCGTGCTGCCGCATGTCACTCCCATCGCCACCAGCCCTGtcccccagggcctggagccCTCATCCCATTCCTGCTCCAGCCATGCCATcctgcccctgctcactgcaTCGCTCGCCTCTTCATACCCATCTCACCTTTGGGGAAGGTGTGAGGGGTGCTGATGGGGGTCCGTGGGTCAGATGGGAAGACAGGGGGCACTGTGGGTGGGACGCTGGAAggcacccccagcccagcctctctctctccccgccaGCCCTGGCCTCTGGTGGAACCCTGCCCCTTACCAGCCTTGACAGCAGCGGGAACCTGGTGCTGGGGGCGGCTGGCGCGGCCCCAGGGAGTCCGGGCCTGGTGACCTCGTCACTCTTCTTGAACCACGCCGGGCTGCCCCTGCTCAGCGCCCCGCCTGGTGTGGGCCTGGTCTCGGCAGCCGCTGCGGCCGTGGCGGCCTCCATCTCCAGCAAGTCTCCTGGCCTCTCCTCGTCCtcgtcctcgtcctcctcctcctcctccacttgcAGTGAGGCGGCAGCACAGACCCCTGGAGGCCCAGGGGGGCCCGAGGTAGGGTCCAAGCCTGAGTGAGGGCCCGCCacgcctcccctcctcctcctctgaccCCCGCCTCCGTCCCCCACCTGGGAAGAGGGCGCGGAGGCCATTGGTGGGGATGCAGAGGGTCCTCGGAGCAGGAGTGACAAGGGAGgaaagaccaaaaaacaaaaaacaaaaaaacaaccaaccaaaaagaaagaaagaaagaaagaaaagaaaccaaccaacagaaaaaagaaaaccaaaaataatcaCAAAGAAACCAGCTGCCCCAAAGGAACAAgaggtgaaaaacaaacaaacattaaaaaaaaaaaaagaaaaccaaaaacaaacaaaaaatccctcACCAAACCGAACAAACCAAAAACCAGTCTCGAGCCAGACCTCAGTGTGCTCACTCTCACTGCTACGACACCAAATAAGAGCCCCAGCCCGGGGCGGAGAAGCCTCGGCAGGGCGGACACGCGGGCCCCTGGCTGCGGGGCGAAGCCTCCCGCTGCGTGCGGCGTGGGCAgagaaggaacaagagaatgtgccagcctcccagccccagccctcagTCCTGGGCCAGCCGAGACAGGGAGGGCACAGCCTGGGGCTAATGGGGTGGGCTCAGAACCACCCGccaaatattcttttccagaagGTGAACGAGAAAGGGCCTGAACAACTTTACACCAAATATTCAGTAGCTTCATCCAAAGGATGTACAGAATTTTTAGCGTTGTGCTCAACAGAATGTGTCCCTGTCATGTgtcccccccccccggcccccagctCTCCCTGCCCGGGCAGGGGGGTCTCGCTTtaacctccttcctcccccagccaggggagagttcaggggaaggcCTGGGATGACTTTTCACCCCTTGTACCTCCCCCTTTTTCCCTTTGAAGGGTGGGCTAGGCCGTTTTGCCAAGTTCTAGCTCTCACATGTCCCCCCTCAACCCTGTCACCCTCCTCT
Proteins encoded in this region:
- the POU2F2 gene encoding POU domain, class 2, transcription factor 2 isoform X3, coding for MVHSSMGAPEIRMSKPLEAEKQGLDSPSEHTDTERNGPDTNHQNPQNKTSPFSVSPTGPSTKVGILSGLHLTFWGPGPCLSPPQIKAEDPSSDSAPAAPLPPQPAQPHLPQAQLMLTGGQLAGDIQQLLQLQQLVLVPGHHLQPPAQFLLPQAQQSQPGLLPTPNLFQLPQQTQGALLTSQPRAGLPTQPPKCLEPPSHPEEPSDLEELEQFARTFKQRRIKLGFTQGDVGLAMGKLYGNDFSQTTISRFEALNLSFKNMCKLKPLLEKWLNDAETMSVDSSLPSPNQLSSPSLGFDGLPGRRRKKRTSIETNVRFALEKSFLANQKPTSEEILLIAEQLHMEKEVIRVWFCNRRQKEKRINPCSAAPMLPSPGKPASYSPHLVTPQGGAGTLPLSQASSSLSTTVTTLSSAVGTLHPSRTAGGGGAGGGAVPPLNSIPSVTPPPPATTNSTNPSPQGSHSAIGLSGLNPSTGSTMVGLSSGLSPALMSNNPLATIQALASGGTLPLTSLDSSGNLVLGAAGAAPGSPGLVTSSLFLNHAGLPLLSAPPGVGLVSAAAAAVAASISSKSPGLSSSSSSSSSSSSTCSEAAAQTPGGPGGPEVGSKPE
- the POU2F2 gene encoding POU domain, class 2, transcription factor 2 isoform X4 is translated as MVHSSMGAPEIRMSKPLEAEKQGLDSPSEHTDTERNGPDTNHQNPQNKTSPFSVSPTGPSTKIKAEDPSSDSAPAAPLPPQPAQPHLPQAQLMLTGGQLAGDIQQLLQLQQLVLVPGHHLQPPAQFLLPQAQQSQPGLLPTPNLFQLPQQTQGALLTSQPRAGLPTQPPKCLEPPSHPEEPSDLEELEQFARTFKQRRIKLGFTQGDVGLAMGKLYGNDFSQTTISRFEALNLSFKNMCKLKPLLEKWLNDAETMSVDSSLPSPNQLSSPSLGFDGLPGRRRKKRTSIETNVRFALEKSFLANQKPTSEEILLIAEQLHMEKEVIRVWFCNRRQKEKRINPCSAAPMLPSPGKPASYSPHLVTPQGGAGTLPLSQASSSLSTTVTTLSSAVGTLHPSRTAGGGGAGGGAVPPLNSIPSVTPPPPATTNSTNPSPQGSHSAIGLSGLNPSTGSTMVGLSSGLSPALMSNNPLATIQALASGGTLPLTSLDSSGNLVLGAAGAAPGSPGLVTSSLFLNHAGLPLLSAPPGVGLVSAAAAAVAASISSKSPGLSSSSSSSSSSSSTCSEAAAQTPGGPGGPEVGSKPE
- the POU2F2 gene encoding POU domain, class 2, transcription factor 2 isoform X5, with the translated sequence MVHSSMGAPEIRMSKPLEAEKQGLDSPSEHTDTERNGPDTNHQNPQNKTSPFSVSPTGPSTKIKAEDPSSDSAPAAPLPPQPAQPHLPQAQLMLTGGQLAGLTALMPAQQQLLLQQAQAQLLAAAAAAASSSSSSSSSSTSQPPASSGGGDLPPPQPASQPPGTPQLTLSQPIQLTAQDIQQLLQLQQLVLVPGHHLQPPAQFLLPQAQQSQPGLLPTPNLFQLPQQTQGALLTSQPRAGLPTQAVTRPTLPDPHLSHPQPPKCLEPPSHPEEPSDLEELEQFARTFKQRRIKLGFTQGDVGLAMGKLYGNDFSQTTISRFEALNLSFKNMCKLKPLLEKWLNDAETMSVDSSLPSPNQLSSPSLGFDGLPGRRRKKRTSIETNVRFALEKSFLANQKPTSEEILLIAEQLHMEKEVIRVWFCNRRQKEKRINPCSAAPMLPSPGKPASYSPHLVTPQGGAGTLPLSQASSSLSTTVTTLSSAVGTLHPSRTAGGGGAGGGAVPPLNSIPSVTPPPPATTNSTNPSPQGSHSAIGLSGLNPSTGPGLWWNPAPYQP
- the POU2F2 gene encoding POU domain, class 2, transcription factor 2 isoform X2, translating into MVHSSMGAPEIRMSKPLEAEKQGLDSPSEHTDTERNGPDTNHQNPQNKTSPFSVSPTGPSTKVGILSGLHLTFWGPGPCLSPPQIKAEDPSSDSAPAAPLPPQPAQPHLPQAQLMLTGGQLAGDIQQLLQLQQLVLVPGHHLQPPAQFLLPQAQQSQPGLLPTPNLFQLPQQTQGALLTSQPRAGLPTQAVTRPTLPDPHLSHPQPPKCLEPPSHPEEPSDLEELEQFARTFKQRRIKLGFTQGDVGLAMGKLYGNDFSQTTISRFEALNLSFKNMCKLKPLLEKWLNDAETMSVDSSLPSPNQLSSPSLGFDGLPGRRRKKRTSIETNVRFALEKSFLANQKPTSEEILLIAEQLHMEKEVIRVWFCNRRQKEKRINPCSAAPMLPSPGKPASYSPHLVTPQGGAGTLPLSQASSSLSTTVTTLSSAVGTLHPSRTAGGGGAGGGAVPPLNSIPSVTPPPPATTNSTNPSPQGSHSAIGLSGLNPSTGSTMVGLSSGLSPALMSNNPLATIQALASGGTLPLTSLDSSGNLVLGAAGAAPGSPGLVTSSLFLNHAGLPLLSAPPGVGLVSAAAAAVAASISSKSPGLSSSSSSSSSSSSTCSEAAAQTPGGPGGPEVGSKPE
- the POU2F2 gene encoding POU domain, class 2, transcription factor 2 isoform X1, yielding MVHSSMGAPEIRMSKPLEAEKQGLDSPSEHTDTERNGPDTNHQNPQNKTSPFSVSPTGPSTKVGILSGLHLTFWGPGPCLSPPQIKAEDPSSDSAPAAPLPPQPAQPHLPQAQLMLTGGQLAGLTALMPAQQQLLLQQAQAQLLAAAAAAASSSSSSSSSSTSQPPASSGGGDLPPPQPASQPPGTPQLTLSQPIQLTAQDIQQLLQLQQLVLVPGHHLQPPAQFLLPQAQQSQPGLLPTPNLFQLPQQTQGALLTSQPRAGLPTQPPKCLEPPSHPEEPSDLEELEQFARTFKQRRIKLGFTQGDVGLAMGKLYGNDFSQTTISRFEALNLSFKNMCKLKPLLEKWLNDAETMSVDSSLPSPNQLSSPSLGFDGLPGRRRKKRTSIETNVRFALEKSFLANQKPTSEEILLIAEQLHMEKEVIRVWFCNRRQKEKRINPCSAAPMLPSPGKPASYSPHLVTPQGGAGTLPLSQASSSLSTTVTTLSSAVGTLHPSRTAGGGGAGGGAVPPLNSIPSVTPPPPATTNSTNPSPQGSHSAIGLSGLNPSTGSTMVGLSSGLSPALMSNNPLATIQALASGGTLPLTSLDSSGNLVLGAAGAAPGSPGLVTSSLFLNHAGLPLLSAPPGVGLVSAAAAAVAASISSKSPGLSSSSSSSSSSSSTCSEAAAQTPGGPGGPEVGSKPE
- the POU2F2 gene encoding POU domain, class 2, transcription factor 2 isoform X6, whose translation is MVHSSMGAPEIRMSKPLEAEKQGLDSPSEHTDTERNGPDTNHQNPQNKTSPFSVSPTGPSTKIKAEDPSSDSAPAAPLPPQPAQPHLPQAQLMLTGGQLAGLTALMPAQQQLLLQQAQAQLLAAAAAAASSSSSSSSSSTSQPPASSGGGDLPPPQPASQPPGTPQLTLSQPIQLTAQDIQQLLQLQQLVLVPGHHLQPPAQFLLPQAQQSQPGLLPTPNLFQLPQQTQGALLTSQPRAGLPTQPPKCLEPPSHPEEPSDLEELEQFARTFKQRRIKLGFTQGDVGLAMGKLYGNDFSQTTISRFEALNLSFKNMCKLKPLLEKWLNDAETMSVDSSLPSPNQLSSPSLGFDGLPGRRRKKRTSIETNVRFALEKSFLANQKPTSEEILLIAEQLHMEKEVIRVWFCNRRQKEKRINPCSAAPMLPSPGKPASYSPHLVTPQGGAGTLPLSQASSSLSTTVTTLSSAVGTLHPSRTAGGGGAGGGAVPPLNSIPSVTPPPPATTNSTNPSPQGSHSAIGLSGLNPSTGPGLWWNPAPYQP
- the POU2F2 gene encoding POU domain, class 2, transcription factor 2 isoform X7: MVHSSMGAPEIRMSKPLEAEKQGLDSPSEHTDTERNGPDTNHQNPQNKTSPFSVSPTGPSTKIKAEDPSSDSAPAAPLPPQPAQPHLPQAQLMLTGGQLAGDIQQLLQLQQLVLVPGHHLQPPAQFLLPQAQQSQPGLLPTPNLFQLPQQTQGALLTSQPRAGLPTQAVTRPTLPDPHLSHPQPPKCLEPPSHPEEPSDLEELEQFARTFKQRRIKLGFTQGDVGLAMGKLYGNDFSQTTISRFEALNLSFKNMCKLKPLLEKWLNDAETMSVDSSLPSPNQLSSPSLGFDGLPGRRRKKRTSIETNVRFALEKSFLANQKPTSEEILLIAEQLHMEKEVIRVWFCNRRQKEKRINPCSAAPMLPSPGKPASYSPHLVTPQGGAGTLPLSQASSSLSTTVTTLSSAVGTLHPSRTAGGGGAGGGAVPPLNSIPSVTPPPPATTNSTNPSPQGSHSAIGLSGLNPSTGPGLWWNPAPYQP
- the POU2F2 gene encoding POU domain, class 2, transcription factor 2 isoform X8; amino-acid sequence: MVHSSMGAPEIRMSKPLEAEKQGLDSPSEHTDTERNGPDTNHQNPQNKTSPFSVSPTGPSTKIKAEDPSSDSAPAAPLPPQPAQPHLPQAQLMLTGGQLAGDIQQLLQLQQLVLVPGHHLQPPAQFLLPQAQQSQPGLLPTPNLFQLPQQTQGALLTSQPRAGLPTQPPKCLEPPSHPEEPSDLEELEQFARTFKQRRIKLGFTQGDVGLAMGKLYGNDFSQTTISRFEALNLSFKNMCKLKPLLEKWLNDAETMSVDSSLPSPNQLSSPSLGFDGLPGRRRKKRTSIETNVRFALEKSFLANQKPTSEEILLIAEQLHMEKEVIRVWFCNRRQKEKRINPCSAAPMLPSPGKPASYSPHLVTPQGGAGTLPLSQASSSLSTTVTTLSSAVGTLHPSRTAGGGGAGGGAVPPLNSIPSVTPPPPATTNSTNPSPQGSHSAIGLSGLNPSTGPGLWWNPAPYQP